The Ooceraea biroi isolate clonal line C1 chromosome 1, Obir_v5.4, whole genome shotgun sequence genome has a window encoding:
- the LOC105277977 gene encoding tubulin glycylase 3A, with translation MESTCRGKKFQSSWKLSPPTVDLERKNSPVNPYYRSVCAWTTHPKLTPPDVRDDDGSDVVSVLPEFERGLNFYAKSCSCCFRETPNGELLDKTISAKHRDCCKEDWARKAAYRKIKAKAERAVKRHKIFLIRGELPRLKEALEARGWVQKYEPARTRPLPYGVAASSEAHSLGDITQADGTLNEKAVIFALLRRRQPDFIWDCRNDFVEWHRGLGPNILLNKYQRSFVYTSKLGMARLLRGAYWLHEENVSSVLFPRSYDPSAERRAFLDDFRLTAAAGLLKWFVHAVNADENILVVDLAERRAIPISRLEFAAERCQEFVDVATHEDLDVDDRDERSSDEDWDSFLDDCMAVLHHGAGIDGSLEQSREQIQRCFLTAVVTLEKLKTVDPQYEMSGMRGIWILKPSHLCCGNGIVISHNLKDILRRVEEKPKDYYIVQKYIERPLLIKETKFDIRLWYLVTCTFPLTIWLFKEALFRFSSKPYTFSTYHEAIHICNTAVQEKYNDEKRRRQRRRQDGGLPEEPADSRSLRDQGWDCEKLNEYLKSIGHRGEPYYDLIYPKMAEAIVLMMLAAQDHMERRRCSFELYGADFVLAEDMSVWLIEINTNPRMHPPSSRLTKRLYSNVLESLVKVIMDVPMDACADTGGFSLVYKQNVPDFQPYLGPCLLVAGKSMTLHEPPRRKPEKEKKANICGLWSDSKQRRARTDPPMVPRSREPNVVDLIDHLNAARCTAAN, from the exons ATGGAGTCCACCTGCCGGGGTAAGAAGTTTCAATCCAGTTGGAAATTGTCTCCTCCCACGGTGGACTTGGAAAGGAAGAATAGCCCCGTGAATCCTTACTATCGATCCGTTTGCGCGTGGACGACGCATCCGAAATTGACGCCCCCGGACGTGAGGGACGATGATGGAAGCGACGTCGTTAGCGTCTTGCCGGAATTCGAGCGCGGCTTGAATTTCTACGCAAAGTCATGTTCTTGCTGTTTTCGAGAAACCCCTAATGGGGAACTTTTAGACAAAACGATCAGTGCGAAACACCGTGATTGCTGCAAGGAGGATTGGGCAAGGAAGGCAGCTTACCGGAAGATTAAGGCAAAAGCAGAACGCGCCGTCAAA AGGCACAAGATATTCCTCATACGAGGTGAGCTGCCGAGACTGAAAGAGGCACTAGAGGCGCGGGGCTGGGTACAGAAGTACGAGCCGGCCAGAACGAGACCACTGCCATACG GCGTCGCGGCCAGCTCGGAGGCTCACTCCTTGGGCGATATCACGCAAGCGGACGGTACATTGAACGAAAAGGCGGTGATTTTCGCTTTGCTGCGTCGCAGGCAGCCCGACTTCATCTGGGATTGTAGAAACGATTTCGTCGAATGGCATCGCGGGCTCGGGCCCAATATCCTGCTCAATAAATACCAGAGATCCTTCGTTTATACGTCAAAG CTCGGAATGGCACGCTTGCTGAGAGGCGCGTACTGGCTACACGAGGAGAACGTGTCTAGCGTGCTGTTCCCACGTAGCTACGATCCCAGCGCGGAGCGTCGCGCCTTCCTGGATGACTTCCGGTTGACCGCGGCGGCGGGTTTGCTCAAGTGGTTCGTACATGCCGTGAACGCGGACGAGAACATCCTTGTGGTCGATCTGGCGGAACGACGAGCGATTCCGATCTCAAGGTTGGAGTTTGCCGCGGAACGTTGCCAGGAATTcgtcgacgtcgcgacgcacgAGGATCTCGATGTCGACGATCGCGATGAGCGATCGTCCGACGAGGACTGGGATTCCTTCTTGGACGATTGCATGGCGGTGCTTCACCACGGTGCCGGCATCGATGGCTCATTAGAACAAAGCCGCGAACAAATTCAG AGATGTTTCCTGACTGCCGTCGTGACTTTGGAGAAATTAAAGACCGTCGATCCGCAATACGAGATGAGCGGCATGAGAGGCATTTGGATCCTGAAGCCCAGCCATCTGTGCTGCGGAAATGGTATCGTTATATCCCACAATCTTAAAGACATCTTGCGCAGGGTCGAGGAGAAGCCGAAGGACTATTAcattgtacaaaaatatatcg AACGGCCCCTGTTAATCAAAGAGACCAAGTTCGATATAAGATTGTGGTATCTGGTGACGTGCACCTTTCCTCTCACGATATGGCTGTTCAA AGAGGCGCTCTTCCGCTTTAGTTCGAAGCCGTACACTTTCTCGACTTACCACGAAGCGATTCACATCTGCAACACCGCCGTTCAAGAGAAGTACAACGACGAAAAGAGACGTAGACAGCGTCGCAGGCAGGATGGCGGTCTCCCCGAGGAACCAGCCGATAGCAGGTCGTTGCGCGATCAAGGATGGGACTGCGAGAAGCTGAACGAATACTTGAA ATCCATAGGCCATAGAGGCGAACCGTATTACGATCTAATTTACCCGAAAATGGCGGAGGCCATTGTCTTGATGATGCTGGCTGCACAGGACCACATGGAGAGGCGTCGTTGTAGCTTCGAACTGTACGGTGCCGATTTCGTGCTGGCCGAAGATATGTCAGTCTGGTTGATCGAGATCAACACCAATCCGCGTATGCATCCGCCCAGTTCGCGGTTGACGAAGCGTCTCTATTCTAACGTGCTAGAAAGTCTGGTGAAAG TGATAATGGACGTGCCGATGGATGCTTGCGCCGACACGGGCGGCTTCAGTCTGGTTTACAAGCAGAACGTACCCGACTTCCAACCTTACCTCGGTCCGTGCCTCCTCGTGGCCGGGAAGTCGATGACACTGCACGAGCCCCCTCGGAGAAAaccggaaaaagaaaagaaggcaAATATTTGCGGTCTCTGGAGCGATAGCAAACAACGACGTGCTAGGACCGACCCGCCCATGGTTCCACGCTCGAGGGAGCCGAACGTGGTCGATCTTATTGATCATTTGAATGCCGCACGATGCACCGCGGCCAATTGA
- the LOC105277978 gene encoding zwei Ig domain protein zig-8: MSTSLPILVCFIICFGGIASCLRNFRTDFLEEWPTPGTGPHFDTSMQSNFTGLVGKTVHLVCKVKNLGNRTVSWVRHRDIHLLTVGRYTYTSDQRFEALHSPHTEDWTLRIRYPQRKDSGIYECQISTTPPIGHPVYLTIVEPITIIVGAPDLFVNKGSTINLTCVVKYAPEPPPSMTWSHNAEIINFDSPRGGISLVTEKGPETTSRLMIQKAVPSDSGIYRCEPSNANPSSIKVHVVNEEHPAAMHHGDGSSSYSKTRPICFIILVIVNIMFI; encoded by the exons ATGTCTACTTCTCTTCCCATACTCGtctgttttataatttgttttg GTGGTATAGCGTCATGCCTACGAAACTTTCGGACCGACTTCCTGGAGGAATGGCCGACCCCAGGCACTGGGCCTCACTTCGACACCTCTATGCAATCGAACTTCACCGGCCTGGTGGGAAAGACGGTGCATCTCGTGTGCAAGGTGAAGAACTTGGGGAACCGAACG GTTTCCTGGGTAAGGCACCGAGATATACATTTACTGACGGTTGGTCGTTACACGTACACCAGCGACCAACGTTTCGAGGCACTACATTCCCCTCATACAGAGGACTGGACCTTGAGGATACGATATCCTCAGCGCAAGGACTCCGGGATTTACGAGTGCCAAATATCAACGACCCCGCCCATCGGCCATCCCGTGTACCTAACGATAGTCG AGCCGATAACCATTATAGTTGGAGCGCCGGATCTCTTCGTCAATAAGGGCAGCACCATCAACCTGACATGCGTCGTAAAATACGCCCCCGAGCCACCCCCGTCGATGACTTGGAGTCATAACGCGGAG ATCATCAATTTTGATTCGCCGCGTGGTGGCATCAGCCTCGTCACGGAAAAGGGTCCGGAAACAACGAGTCGTCTGATGATTCAGAAAGCTGTGCCGAGCGACTCCGGCATTTATAGATGCGAGCCGAGCAACGCGAATCCCAGTAGCATAAAAGTGCACGTTGTTAACG AGGAACATCCAGCCGCGATGCACCACGGGGACGGGAGCTCATCGTACAGCAAGACACGGCcgatttgttttataattttagtgatagttaatataatgtttatataa